One genomic segment of Theobroma cacao cultivar B97-61/B2 chromosome 6, Criollo_cocoa_genome_V2, whole genome shotgun sequence includes these proteins:
- the LOC18597138 gene encoding protein DETOXIFICATION 40, with protein MDSQQELNQPILNSMHDHQPPPQPESGASTSHHYVDSRLEKVLSDPELSFFKRLRLASWIELRLIFSLAAPAIFVYMINNAMSLSTRVFCGHLGNLELAAASLGNSGVQLFAYGLMLGMGSAVETLCGQAYGALRYNMLGVYLQRSTIVLTLTGIPLALAYVFSKPILILLGESAMVASASAVFVYGLIPQIFAYAVNFPMQKFLQAQSIVNPSAYISAAALGVHLLLSWLAVYKLGLGLIGASLVLSLSWWIIVVAQMVYILTSKKCKLTWLGLSFQAFSGLVDFFKLSAASAVMLCLETWYFQVLVLIAGLLENPELSLDSLSICMSISAFLLMVSVGFNAAASVRVSNELGAGHPKSVAFTVAVVTLVSFIISVVEAVVVLALRHVISYAFTDGEAVADAVSDLCPFLAVTLILNGIQPVLSGVAVGCGWQAFVAYVNVGCYYVVGIPLGCLLGFKFGLGAKGIWSGMIGGTLMQTIVLLWVTFRTDWNKEVETARKRLDKWEDKKEPLLKN; from the exons ATGGATTCTCAACAGGAGCTGAATCAGCCAATCCTGAACTCCATGCACGACCATCAGCCACCACCCCAACCAGAGTCAGGAGCCAGTACTAGCCACCACTATGTGGACTCTAGGCTCGAGAAAGTTTTGTCAGACCCCGAGCTCTCATTTTTCAAGCGTCTCCGTTTGGCCTCATGGATTGAACTGAGGCTCATTTTCAGCCTGGCAGCACCGGCGATTTTTGTTTACATGATCAACAATGCCATGTCCTTATCAACTCGTGTCTTTTGTGGCCATCTAGGCAATCTTGAGCTCGCCGCCGCCTCTCTCGGCAACAGCGGCGTCCAACTGTTTGCTTATGGCCTCATG CTAGGAATGGGAAGTGCTGTGGAGACTCTATGCGGACAAGCTTATGGAGCCCTCAGATATAACATGTTAGGGGTATATCTTCAAAGATCAACGATCGTCCTTACTCTAACCGGGATTCCACTAGCGCTGGCCTACGTCTTCTCCAAGCCGATCTTGATCTTACTAGGCGAATCGGCGATGGTTGCATCCGCGTCTGCTGTTTTCGTCTATGGTTTGATCCCACAAATCTTCGCTTACGCTGTGAACTTCCCCATGCAAAAATTCCTCCAAGCTCAAAGCATTGTAAATCCGAGCGCATACATATCAGCTGCCGCGCTTGGGGTTCACCTCCTGCTCAGTTGGCTGGCAGTGTACAAGCTGGGTCTGGGGTTGATAGGTGCATCCCTGGTGCTGAGTCTGTCATGGTGGATCATAGTGGTGGCCCAGATGGTGTACATCTTGACCAGTAAAAAGTGCAAGCTCACGTGGTTAGGACTGAGTTTTCAGGCCTTTTCTGGGCTAGTGGACTTCTTCAAATTATCGGCTGCTTCCGCCGTGATGCTGTGCTTGGAGACCTGGTACTTTCAGGTACTGGTCTTGATCGCTGGTTTGCTGGAGAATCCCGAGCTTTCATTGGACTCCCTTTCTATCTG CATGTCTATATCTGCCTTCCTGTTAATGGTCTCAGTTGGGTTCAATGCAGCTGCCAG TGTTAGGGTTAGCAACGAGCTGGGAGCAGGGCATCCCAAGTCGGTGGCATTCACTGTTGCCGTTGTGACTTTGgtttccttcatcatttctGTAGTGGAAGCTGTTGTTGTTCTAGCTCTAAGGCATGTAATAAGCTATGCATTCACGGATGGTGAGGCCGTGGCAGATGCTGTGTCTGACCTATGCCCGTTCTTGGCTGTCACTCTTATTCTAAATGGGATTCAACCTGTCTTGTCTG GCGTGGCTGTTGGATGTGGATGGCAAGCATTTGTAGCATATGTAAACGTGGGATGCTACTACGTGGTTGGGATCCCATTAGGCTGTCTTCTTGGCTTCAAGTTTGGCCTTGGTGCAAAG GGAATATGGTCAGGGATGATAGGAGGAACAT